In Mucilaginibacter inviolabilis, the DNA window GGCCGCAACCTCAAATATGTACTGAATCAACAGATCCTTGACGATTATATCGCCTGCCTGACCGAATTAAAAGACTAGTTCCCTCTTCCCGAAAAATGAAGAGATTTATTTTGACCTTATACATCGAAACATTTGAATATTTAAATACTAAAATCTATGAAAAAATCTATCTATATCATGGCCCTGGGGGCATTCGGCATTATCACCACCGAATTTGGGGTTATCGGGATACTGCCGATGCTGGTAAAACAGTTTCATATTTCTATTGATACCGCAGGTTGGCTTTTAAGTGCTTTTGCTTTAACCGTTGCCCTGGCCGGACCATTTACCAATATGCTTACCGCAAAAATGAACCGCAAAACCATCATGTGTCTGGTGTTAGGGATATTTGTGATTTCCAACCTGCTTTCGGCAATAGCGCCTAACTTTACGGTGCTGATGATAGCCCGCATTTTACCCGCGTTTTTACACCCGGTATTCTGGGCGGTATCGATGACGGCTGCCTCCAAACAAGCAGGACCTAAAGACGCCCCGAAAGCTATTGCCATCGTAATGGCGGGTTTGAGCGTAGCTACTGTATTGGGCGTACCATTAACTACTTATATAGCCGATCTGTTTAGCTGGCGGGCCTCCTTCGTCCTATCTGCTTTTATTAACCTGTTGGCCTTTGGCGCTTTAGCTTTATTTGTACCATCTATGCCGGTTAATGAAGCCGAAGCAAGTCCAAAAAGCCAGGTAAAAATCCTGGGCCGGTTACACATTTGGGTAAAACTGTTAACCGCTACCATTATACTGGCCGGCATGTTTGCCACCTATGGCTACCTGGCCGAATATCTGGACAAAGTTTCGCACATGAATGGCGTACAGATCAGTGTGATGCTGCTGGTATTTGGTGGTACCGGCATCATTGGTAACTGGCTTACAGGAATTGCGCTCAGTAAGAACATCATGGTAACCAGTCGTTTGTTTTTGGCAGCACTAGTGGTAATGCATATATTAGCTTACCAGTTTGGCGGATTGTTTATTCCAATGGTTATTATACTTTCGGTTTGGGGCTTGGTACATACAGGAGGCTTTTTGGTGGCCAATCTGTTGGTTATAGACGGCATACATGGTACCGCGCTCGATTTTGTAAACAGCCTGCTGCCCTCCTTTTTTAACGCAGGCATTACGGTAGGTACATTATTAGGCGGTTTTGTTATTGCTCATTATGGTATTCACCAGGTGATATGGATGACTGTACCCTTGTTATTGCTATCCCTGGGCCTGAGCTTTATTAAAGAAAACGCCAAACACAAAGTAATTGAAAAAGCAGCAGAGGAAATCCCTGAACCAGAGCCCATTCAGGTTGCTGTTTGCGAATAAAATAGGTTATATTATAGTAATGAAAGGATATGTGCAATAGGCACGTATCCTTTTTTATTTAGGCCGCTTCGTTCATCCGGTATACAGATGAGCTTTCCTCACCATTATCGCTGATACAAAATTCTATATAGTCGGCACTTCCGGCTGGTTGGGAGATAAAGTAATCATCAATGCCCAGCAATTCGGCATAACATTTTGACGCAGCCATATCATCTGCTAAAAAACAGGTGGTGGCAAGTCCTCGTAATGTATGCATTGCAGCCATTTTATTGGTTATTAATTTTATTTAATAACCAAAGTTAAAAGCAGCTACTGACAGCCTTATGTCAACAGGCTCTTACTTTATTTTATGTGGTATAAACTTTATATTGGGATGCCAATCAATAAGCTTAAAAGGCAAAAAATGTTAGACTTTTATTTGATAGATGACCTCCAGGCAAAACCTAATTATCCTGACCCAAAAGATCTCAAATTTGTTGGCGGGTTGGATAACCAAACATTTAAGAGATTAAAAGACAAAAAGATTATTGCAGATCGTTTTGATTATTATTCGGATTTCAGATGGGATACTACTTTAATCAAACAAATAAGTAAAACTATTCATCAAAAACAATTACAATCCGACACGGATGTAAAGCAGTTGCTCTCATTACTTGAGGCTGCCGAAAAAAATAAAAACGGGTTAATAGCCTATGGTGATTGAAAGCCGATTTTATTAATTTTATAGCTTAACGCAATTAACAGGCAGTGAACAAACAGACATTTAAGCTTTTATCGCTATCCTCCAGAACATCTAAAAATTATGCAAGGCGGTAAGTTTGATGCCAATTGAAAAAAACATCTAAACGACAGGAAACGCATTATAAATAAAGCTGACTCATAGCTATTTCAAAACACGCTCCCACCCCGCCTGCTCCGGCACCAGTCCTCAAATCCTCCAGTCCTTACCATCATTTTATTATGCATGCATAATATTCACTCCAAAACAATTACTAAATTTGTGTTGACCAATTATCTATTTTCATGGAAAGCACTGCTCCTTATCAATCCCGGTATAAGATCCGTTTTGTAACGGCGGCTTCGTTGTTTGACGGGCATGATGCCACTATCAACATCATGCGTCGCATACTGCAAAGCAGTGGTGCCGAGGTAATACACCTGGGCCATAACCGCTCGGTTGATGAGGTGGTGAACTGCGCCATACAGGAAGATGTACAGGGTATTGCGCTCACCAGTTACCAGGGCGGACACCTGGAATATTTTAAATACATGCATGATCTGCTGGCCGAACGCGGAGCGGGTCATATCAAAATATTTGGTGGTGGTGGCGGTGTATTCCTGCCGCAGGAGATCGAAGAACTGCAAGCTTACGGCATTAGTCGTATCTACTCGCCCGATGACGGTCGTACCATGGGATTGCAGGGCATGATCAATGATATGTTGCAAAAATGTGATTTCCCAACGGTTACCCACCTTAATGGCGAGGTGAACCATCTGCCTGAAAAAGACCCGGGTGCTATTGCCCGACTGATCAGTATGGCGGAGAACAGCCTCACCCCGGCCCTCTCCAAAGGAGAGGGGGCACAAGGCAAAGTCCTCTCCTTTGGAGAGGATTTAGGTGAGGCTGTCGTACTCGGTATCACGGGTACTGGTGGTTCGGGCAAGTCGTCATTAGTAGATGAGATTGTGCGCCGTTTTTTAATGGCTACGGATAAAACATTGGCTATTATTTCGGTCGATCCCTCCAAACGCAAAACAGGTGGGGCGCTTCTGGGCGACAGGATCCGCATGAATGCCATCAATAACCCAAGAGTCTATATGCGGTCATTGGCTACGCGGCAGGCTAACCTGGCCCTATCCAAACATGTGCAGGAAAGTATCGATATCTGCAAGGCTGCCGGGTACGACCTGATCATTGTAGAAACTTCCGGCATTGGTCAGTCAGACACTATGATCACCGATTATTGCGATGTTTCGCTCTATGTGATGACGCCCGAGTTTGGTGCCGCTACCCAACTGGAAAAGATTGACATGCTGGACTTTGCCGACCTGGTTGCCCTTAACAAATATGATAAACGTGGTGCACTGGATGCTATCCGCGATGTGCGCAAACAGTATAAACGCAACCATCACCTCTTCGACGCTAAGGATGATGAGCTACCTGTATATGGTACTATGGCCTCGCAGTTTAATGATCCGGGGATGAACACCCTGTTCACTGCTATCATGAAAAACATCAGGACTAAAACGGGGGTTGATCTGTTAGAGGGAAAAGGTGAAGGACTAAAAGATAAAGAAGAAGAATCTGAAAAAATCTATATCATTCCACCTGATCGTAACCGCTACCTGGCAGAAATTGCCGAAAGCAGTAAAGCTTATGATGATTGGGTAGATGAACAGTGTAAAATTGCGCAACAGTTATTCCAGGTAAAGGGGGTGATGGAGCTGGGACGGACATTGGAGCAAGGAACAAGGAGTAAGAACAAAAATCAGCAAAGCAAAGTCCCCTCTTTTGGCGAGGGTTTGGAAGAGGTGTATGCTCATCTCGAAGGGCAGCTTCATCCCGAATGTAAACACCTGCTTAAGGAATGGCCCGAAACGATTAAAAAGTATAAGGCCGAAAACTTTATCTACAAAGTGCGCGACAAAGAGATTAAACAACCCTTGTACTACACTTCCTTATCGCAATTACAGATACCCAAGATCGCTTTGCCCCGGTATGAGGCCTGGGGCGATGTATTGCGGTGGTTACTCACAGAGAATGTGCCTGGCGAGTTCCCTTATGCGGCAGGGGTATTTCCGTTAAAACGCGAGGGAGAAGACCCTACACGCATGTTTGCCGGCGAAGGTGGCCCCGAACGAACCAACAAACGCTTTCATTATGTATCGCTTGGTCAGCCGGCTCACCGATTATCTACCGCTTTTGATTCGGTTACACTATATGGGGAAGATCCACATACCCGGCCCGATATTTATGGTAAAATAGGCAATTCCGGCGTGAGTATTGCCACATTGGATGATGCTAAAAAATTATACTCTGGTTTCGACCTCTGTGCAGCATCTACCTCCGTATCCATGACCATCAACGGGCCTGCCCCTATGTTGCTCGGCTTTTTTATGAATGCCGCTATCGACCAGCAATGCGAAAAATATATCAAAGAACATGGTTTAGAGCACCTGGTAGAAGCTAAGTTTAAAGAGCTATATGATGATAAGGGATTGGAAAGACCAAGATATAACAGCCTCACCCCAACCCTCTCCAAAGGAGAGGCTCTTCTTCCCCCCGGCAATAACGGTCTCGGCTTGATGCTCCTGGGGCTTACCGGCGATCAAGTTCTTCCGACCGATGTTTATGAAAAAATAAAAGCCTACGCTATATCTACCGTTCGCGGTACAGTACAGGCTGATATTTTGAAAGAGGACCAGGCACAGAACACCTGTATTTTCTCTACCGAATTTGCCCTGCGGATGATGGGCGATATGCAGCAGTATTTTATCCGGGAGAAAGTGCGCAACTTTTACTCGGTATCCATATCCGGTTATCACATTGCCGAAGCCGGGGCCAATCCTATCACGCAGCTGGCTTTTACCCTATCCAACGGGTTTACCTATGTTGAATATTACCTGAGCCGGGGTATGCATATTGATGATTTCGCACCCAACCTGTCATTCTTCTTCAGTAACGGTATCGATCCGGAATATTCAGTGATTGGTCGTGTAGCCAGGCGCATCTGGGCCAAGGCCATCAAAAATAAATACAAAGGGAACGATCGATCGCAAAAGCTTAAATACCATATTCAAACCAGCGGCCGGTCGTTGCATGCCCAGGAGATCGATTTTAACGATATCCGCACTACCTTGCAGGCGCTTTATGCTATTTATGATAATTGCAATTCGCTGCATACCAATGCTTACGATGAGGCCGTAACCACCCCTACTGAAGAATCCGTTCGGCGGGCCATGGCCATACAATTGATCATCAACCGGGAACTTGGTTTGGCCAAAAACGAAAACCCTATACAAGGCGCTTTTATTATTGAAGAGCTTACAGACCTGGTTGAACAGGCTGTATTGACCGAATTTAAGGCCATCAATGATCGTGGCGGTGTATTGGGTGCTATGGAAACCATGTACCAGCGCGGCAAGATCCAGGAGGAATCATTATACTACGAAACCCTGAAACATAACGGTGAATATCCCATCATCGGTGTCAATACTTTTCTGAATAAAAAAGGCTCTCCTACCATAGTTCCATCAGAGGTGATCAGGGCTACCGAAGATGAGAAGCAATATCAGATACAAACCCTGCATGAATTTCAGCAGCGTAACCAGGAGCGTATCCCCGAACTGCTCAAAACCCTGCAGCACGCTGCCATTACCGGCGACAATATTTTTGAAAGCCTGATGGAAGCCTGCAAATATTGTTCACTCGGGCAAATCAGCCATGCACTGTATGAGGTTGGCGGGCAGTACAGAAGAAATATGTAGCCCGGCGTTACCCGGGCTATCCTAATTTAGCTATACGATTACGAAGCTTGCGGGCATACCACAGCCGGGCACAACATATGTGGAGGGAAGGTACAAGGGTAGGTTGGACAGCATCCATCGCATACGGGTAAAATGCCAATACCAGGTCCGCTACCCATAATTTTCCCCATCTGGCTTCTCGAAAGAGCTCCTGTTACGCCAAGTTCTAAAGCTTTTGCTTTTAGTTGTAAATTTTTCATAAGTAATAGTTTTTATTGGTTAATAATCAATGATATATATCAAATATAATTATTATATATAAATTAATATCTGATTCATAAAAAAGAAATTCCTTTTTAAAAACGAGTGCCGGGTAATAAAAAATAGTGCAAGAAATTTAAATTTGCCGCATGCAAGCCAACCACCAGGAAGATCAAACTTTTACTAAAATACCTGCCGACCAGTTAACCGGACGCGACCGTACTTATGAAAATTGCAGGTTTATCAGCTGCGATCTTTCCTATGCCAACCTGTACAGCATGGTCTTTATCGACTCTACATTTCAGGATTGTAACCTGTCTTTAGCCGACGTAAGTAATACAGGGTTTCAAAATATCGCCTTTAAGCATTGCAAGCTAAGCGGTGTAAATTTTAGCAAGGCCCGCGACTTTTTGTTCGAAATTCATTTTGAGCATTGTATCCTGGATAATGCTGTTTTTTACCAAAAGAAAAATAAAAAAGCCCGGTTTAGTGAATGCTCTATGGTAGAGACAGATCTTACCGAATGCGATCTTACCGATGCTAAATTTGTTAATTGTAACCTCAACAGGGCATTTTTTAGTCGTACCATATTAAAAGGGACCGACCTGCGTAGTTCCTATAATTTCATGATCGACCCGGATGATAATATGATCAAAAAAGCACAGTTCTCTTTGCATGGACTTCCGGGCCTGTTAGGTAAATACGACATCAAAATAGAAGCCTGAGATCAGGCGGGTAACTCTACTTTATCTTTTTTAGCATAATGCAGGTAAGTAAAGCCTGCTATTAAGCTGCCTAATATGGTGCATAACAAAGAGTAACCTATCGTTATTAAAATATTCATGGCATTGAAGTAGATTTTACTAAGATACATATCCCTGATACTGCCCAATCCCCATATATCAATAAAGCCTATTATCCTTCCAACTATATCTGCACTTATATAAACGCAGATCAGAAAGATGGCTGTATTTTTCAGCACATCGGTGGTTATCAATAACTGGCTGGTTCTTTTCAGGTATTGATATGCAGCAATAGAACTGATCAACAGTACAATTATTATATTGACTAAAGGTATCACTAATACCAGGTGCATTTTTTGCAGCGTTTCATAAAATCGTCCATATATTAAATTGGTGATTTGGGAATTAAGTTGATAAAACGCGATCAGGATAATACTCGTTTTGGCTACATACCATATTTTAAGACTATTGCCCGAACTAATATTCGACCGGTACTGACACAATAAAAAGAAGGTTAACAATGTAGGGAAAATCAACAAATTCGGATAGGATTCCTTTCTGAGAATCCCCGTACCTACCATAATCATATCAAAAACAAACCACAGGGAATTAAATATCCAGGCAGTGATCTCAAGGCCGCGGCTTCTTCTTTGCCTGGCTAGGATCACAATAGAAAATATCAGCCCCAATAACAGGATTAGTAAAAGGATGCCCCCTATAATAAAAATGATGATGACGGCCTCTAAGGAAAGTGAATACATGTTAAGGTTTTTGTTTAAACTATTATAATAAATTAAAACACGATATTGTTTGCTGGTAATAAAAATACATTTGTAAAAGTAATCGCTTTGCGAATAATTCCTGGAGCCTTTACAATTTCTATAAATTTAATTGGTTATAACTTTATGAAACCATCATGAGCTAAAGCTCACTAACCGGAATGTATCATACGGCTCATGATAGCTTCATTGCCTTAAAAAACAAATTGCGAAGCACTCATGAGTACTATTGAAAAACAACTTATTAACGAATAATTACATTAATGAAAAAGATTATCCTGTTGCTTAGTATTTTATGTATAACTGTTGTTTCAAACGCGCAGGATATCAAAACCATTTGTAATACTATTAATAATTTAAATACGGCTATTTTAAATGGTTCTATAAAAAGGCGGGATGCCGCCAACCAGTTTAAAACTTTAATAAAGCAACTTAAAAAAGCTGCTGATAAATCACAATCCTCTGGTTGGGTATTCCCGCTTAAAGGCTATAAAAGCAATGCCATAGGCGGTACCAACGGCAATGGGTACTCCGATAAGGGCTACAATTTTCTGGATGGTAACAAACACACAGCTCATCCTGCTCATGACATTTTTATTAACGACCATAACCAGGATTGCCTGGACGATCGCACTCATCAACCCGTTGATGTATTAGTGGTTGATAACGGTATTGTAATAGCCTGCACTAATGAATGGGACCCGGTAAGCAGCCTTCGCGGCGGCAAATTCATCTGGGTATATCATCCGGCACAAAATATCTTTACGTATTATGCGCATAACCAGGCCATTTTTGTAAAACCTGGCGATGAGGTAAAACAAGGCCAAAAGATTGCCGAGGTTGGTCGTACGGGTTACAATGCCTACAAAAAACGCTCACCTACACATTTGCACTTTTCGGCGTTTAGGTTAGTGGATGATATGCCTGTACCTTATAACTCTTACTTACAGCTCAAAAAAGCCAAAAACATATGAAAGCCATCCTCCTGCTGCTAACCTTATTTTTTAGTGTAACCAAAACCGATAACGTTGTAAACCGGTTTAAAGTCCCGGCAGGATTTCAACAGGTAAAGGTATCATCCGCCAGTTTTGGAGCCTGGTTGCAGGCACTCCCACTTAAACCTATAGGTACACCTGCCCGCACTTACAAAGGCAATATTGCCCGCACCAATCTGTATACCGCGGCCATTGTGGATATGAGCATAGGCACACAGGATTTACAACAGTGTGCCGACGCCGTAATACGCCTGCGTGGCGAATACCTGTACCTGCAAAAGAACTATAAGTCCATCACTTTCAATTTTACCAGCGGTTTCAAATGCGATTTTGTGCACTATGCCGATGGCTACCGCTACAGTAACGGGCATTGGGTGCTAAAAGCCCAAAAAGACTGCAGCTACCCTAACTTCCTCCGCTACATGAACCTGGTTTTCAGCTATGCGGGTACTTTGTCATTACAAAAAGAACTGAAGAAAGTAAGCGATCCCAATGAACTTAAAACCGG includes these proteins:
- a CDS encoding MFS transporter, which encodes MKKSIYIMALGAFGIITTEFGVIGILPMLVKQFHISIDTAGWLLSAFALTVALAGPFTNMLTAKMNRKTIMCLVLGIFVISNLLSAIAPNFTVLMIARILPAFLHPVFWAVSMTAASKQAGPKDAPKAIAIVMAGLSVATVLGVPLTTYIADLFSWRASFVLSAFINLLAFGALALFVPSMPVNEAEASPKSQVKILGRLHIWVKLLTATIILAGMFATYGYLAEYLDKVSHMNGVQISVMLLVFGGTGIIGNWLTGIALSKNIMVTSRLFLAALVVMHILAYQFGGLFIPMVIILSVWGLVHTGGFLVANLLVIDGIHGTALDFVNSLLPSFFNAGITVGTLLGGFVIAHYGIHQVIWMTVPLLLLSLGLSFIKENAKHKVIEKAAEEIPEPEPIQVAVCE
- a CDS encoding methylmalonyl-CoA mutase family protein, which translates into the protein MESTAPYQSRYKIRFVTAASLFDGHDATINIMRRILQSSGAEVIHLGHNRSVDEVVNCAIQEDVQGIALTSYQGGHLEYFKYMHDLLAERGAGHIKIFGGGGGVFLPQEIEELQAYGISRIYSPDDGRTMGLQGMINDMLQKCDFPTVTHLNGEVNHLPEKDPGAIARLISMAENSLTPALSKGEGAQGKVLSFGEDLGEAVVLGITGTGGSGKSSLVDEIVRRFLMATDKTLAIISVDPSKRKTGGALLGDRIRMNAINNPRVYMRSLATRQANLALSKHVQESIDICKAAGYDLIIVETSGIGQSDTMITDYCDVSLYVMTPEFGAATQLEKIDMLDFADLVALNKYDKRGALDAIRDVRKQYKRNHHLFDAKDDELPVYGTMASQFNDPGMNTLFTAIMKNIRTKTGVDLLEGKGEGLKDKEEESEKIYIIPPDRNRYLAEIAESSKAYDDWVDEQCKIAQQLFQVKGVMELGRTLEQGTRSKNKNQQSKVPSFGEGLEEVYAHLEGQLHPECKHLLKEWPETIKKYKAENFIYKVRDKEIKQPLYYTSLSQLQIPKIALPRYEAWGDVLRWLLTENVPGEFPYAAGVFPLKREGEDPTRMFAGEGGPERTNKRFHYVSLGQPAHRLSTAFDSVTLYGEDPHTRPDIYGKIGNSGVSIATLDDAKKLYSGFDLCAASTSVSMTINGPAPMLLGFFMNAAIDQQCEKYIKEHGLEHLVEAKFKELYDDKGLERPRYNSLTPTLSKGEALLPPGNNGLGLMLLGLTGDQVLPTDVYEKIKAYAISTVRGTVQADILKEDQAQNTCIFSTEFALRMMGDMQQYFIREKVRNFYSVSISGYHIAEAGANPITQLAFTLSNGFTYVEYYLSRGMHIDDFAPNLSFFFSNGIDPEYSVIGRVARRIWAKAIKNKYKGNDRSQKLKYHIQTSGRSLHAQEIDFNDIRTTLQALYAIYDNCNSLHTNAYDEAVTTPTEESVRRAMAIQLIINRELGLAKNENPIQGAFIIEELTDLVEQAVLTEFKAINDRGGVLGAMETMYQRGKIQEESLYYETLKHNGEYPIIGVNTFLNKKGSPTIVPSEVIRATEDEKQYQIQTLHEFQQRNQERIPELLKTLQHAAITGDNIFESLMEACKYCSLGQISHALYEVGGQYRRNM
- a CDS encoding pentapeptide repeat-containing protein is translated as MQANHQEDQTFTKIPADQLTGRDRTYENCRFISCDLSYANLYSMVFIDSTFQDCNLSLADVSNTGFQNIAFKHCKLSGVNFSKARDFLFEIHFEHCILDNAVFYQKKNKKARFSECSMVETDLTECDLTDAKFVNCNLNRAFFSRTILKGTDLRSSYNFMIDPDDNMIKKAQFSLHGLPGLLGKYDIKIEA
- a CDS encoding M23 family metallopeptidase; this translates as MKKIILLLSILCITVVSNAQDIKTICNTINNLNTAILNGSIKRRDAANQFKTLIKQLKKAADKSQSSGWVFPLKGYKSNAIGGTNGNGYSDKGYNFLDGNKHTAHPAHDIFINDHNQDCLDDRTHQPVDVLVVDNGIVIACTNEWDPVSSLRGGKFIWVYHPAQNIFTYYAHNQAIFVKPGDEVKQGQKIAEVGRTGYNAYKKRSPTHLHFSAFRLVDDMPVPYNSYLQLKKAKNI
- a CDS encoding DUF4846 domain-containing protein; amino-acid sequence: MKAILLLLTLFFSVTKTDNVVNRFKVPAGFQQVKVSSASFGAWLQALPLKPIGTPARTYKGNIARTNLYTAAIVDMSIGTQDLQQCADAVIRLRGEYLYLQKNYKSITFNFTSGFKCDFVHYADGYRYSNGHWVLKAQKDCSYPNFLRYMNLVFSYAGTLSLQKELKKVSDPNELKTGDVFIRGGSPGHCFMVLNVAEDTRHYKKFLLAQSFMPAQNIQVLQDNGDPWFSLDKKSSIPYGELISQEYLKRFD